The DNA sequence ATATATATAACCGAAACTTCTGGCAATGGATTCAAGTAAAGCCTTGGCATCAGCCATATCGTTATAACCGTATAGCGTACGTTGAGAAGCAACATAAGACAAGGCAACAACGGAACCCCATTCATTGATGGCATCCATTCTTCGGGCTGTCTGTAGGATCTTGTGAAAAGAAAGTGCGGAAACATCCAGTGTTTTCAAAAAGTAATCGTAATTTGTATCATCATAGGTATTGCCTTTGCGCACATTTGGAGACATACCAATAGAATGGAGTATGAAATCGATTTTGCCACCGAATTGTTCCATGGATTTGTCGAACAGGGCTTCCAGATCTTCAACCCTGGTGGCATCAGCAGCAATGACCTGGGTGTTGAGTTTTTCCGCAAGCTCCTTTACATTCCCCATTCTTAATGCTACCGGAGCATTGGTAAGTACCACCTCTGCTCCTTCTTCATGTGCCCTTTCAGCAACATTCCAGGCTATCGATTTTTCATTTAAAGCCCCAAATACGATTCCTTTCTTACCGTTTAACAGATTATACGCCATAATATTTTTCAGGTTTAGAGTCTGTCTATAATATCCGCTGGCTGCGTTACGCTCGTTTTTCATGCCAGTCAATGCCATCTGGTAGAGACTCACGGCCGTGCGTCTCTACCAGATGGCATTCAAAACTCGCAAGCCTTGCCAGCGAAAATTCTAGACGAGAATCTTTCAAATCTCTTTGACTTTATGGACAAACACTATCTAAAAACGTGAACAAATTTAAAAGTATAAGGTTTTTTACGGGATCGATTTTTTTCAGGAGTTCCCCAAAAATTCCCTGGCATTCTGGAGAGCAGTATCGGTCAATTCTTCTCCGCTAAGCATCTTGGCTATCTCTTTTATTCTTTCATCACCACTTAGCTGTTTGATATGGGTATGGGTGGATTCATTATCGTCATATTTATAAACCATATAATGATAATCTCCTTTGCTTGCGATCTGGGGAAGATGGGTGATATTCACCACCTGCATGTTCCCTGACATCTCCTTCATAATGGTTCCCATCTTATCCGCTATATCTCCCGAGGTACCCGAATCGATTTCATCAAAGATGATGGTTGGCAATGCTTTGTTTTCTGCAATGGTTGACTTGAGGCTTAACATGAGCCTTGAGAGCTCTCCGCCGCTGGCAACTCTGGAAATTTCCTCCAACTCCACATTCTTATTGGCCGAGAAAAGAAACTTCACATGATCCAGACCATATTCATTGAATGCTTCCAGATCAGTCCGTTGGATCTTA is a window from the Bacteroidales bacterium genome containing:
- a CDS encoding enoyl-ACP reductase, yielding MAYNLLNGKKGIVFGALNEKSIAWNVAERAHEEGAEVVLTNAPVALRMGNVKELAEKLNTQVIAADATRVEDLEALFDKSMEQFGGKIDFILHSIGMSPNVRKGNTYDDTNYDYFLKTLDVSALSFHKILQTARRMDAINEWGSVVALSYVASQRTLYGYNDMADAKALLESIARSFGYIYGREKKIRINTISQSPTPTTAGSGVMGFEGLLDFSERMSPLGNATAEECADYCITLFSDFTRKVTMQNLYHDGGFSSMGMSHQAMDVYNKNLDDICDCKDEEGNKQNKE